A genomic segment from Burkholderia plantarii encodes:
- a CDS encoding 2-hydroxyacid dehydrogenase — MKPTLLVLIPLHDDARETLAAHFELVYAPDAPARTRAIDMHGASVRAVLTNGTTGLSDAELAILPRVEFIHALGAGYENLPLAAARARGIALAHGVGANDDCVADHAFALLLATVRGVVRLDAACRAGVWRDALPMPPNFSGKRLGIVGLGRIGAKIARRAAGFDLEIGYHGRHPRDGATLRYFGALIDLARWADYLVVATPGGAGTHHLIDAAVLDALGAAGFVVNVSRGSVVDTAALAAALRDGRIAGAGLDVYEGEPAPPAELIGLEQVVLTPHLAGTSPQARDRTVTLFIENATRHFAGEPLVTPLDA; from the coding sequence ATGAAACCGACCCTGCTGGTGCTGATCCCGTTGCATGACGATGCGCGCGAGACACTCGCCGCGCACTTCGAACTCGTCTACGCTCCCGACGCGCCGGCGCGGACACGGGCCATCGACATGCATGGCGCGAGCGTGCGCGCCGTGCTGACCAACGGCACGACCGGGCTTTCCGATGCCGAACTGGCGATCCTGCCGCGCGTGGAATTCATCCATGCGCTCGGCGCGGGCTACGAGAACCTGCCGCTCGCCGCCGCGCGCGCACGCGGCATCGCGCTCGCGCACGGCGTCGGCGCGAACGACGATTGCGTCGCCGATCATGCGTTCGCACTGCTGCTCGCGACGGTGCGCGGCGTGGTCCGGCTCGATGCCGCGTGCCGCGCCGGCGTCTGGCGCGACGCGCTGCCGATGCCGCCGAACTTCTCGGGCAAGCGGCTCGGCATCGTCGGGCTCGGCCGGATCGGCGCGAAGATCGCGCGCCGCGCGGCCGGCTTCGACCTCGAAATCGGCTATCACGGCCGCCATCCGCGCGACGGCGCGACGTTGCGCTATTTCGGCGCGCTGATCGACCTCGCGCGCTGGGCCGACTATCTCGTGGTCGCGACACCGGGCGGGGCCGGCACGCATCACCTGATCGACGCCGCGGTGCTCGACGCGCTCGGCGCCGCCGGGTTCGTCGTCAACGTCTCGCGCGGCAGCGTCGTCGATACGGCGGCGCTCGCGGCCGCGCTGCGCGACGGGCGCATCGCCGGCGCCGGCCTCGACGTCTACGAGGGCGAGCCGGCCCCGCCCGCCGAGTTGATCGGGCTCGAACAGGTCGTGCTGACGCCGCATCTGGCCGGCACCTCGCCGCAGGCGCGCGACCGCACCGTCACGTTGTTCATCGAGAACGCCACGCGGCACTTTGCTGGCGAGCCGCTGGTTACGCCGCTCGATGCTTGA
- a CDS encoding helix-turn-helix transcriptional regulator: MSTHPATSLGEFLKSRRTRLDPASFGFSGRRRTPGLRREEVAQRANISPTWYTWLEQGRGGAPSAEVLERICGALLLTDAEREHLFMLGLGRPPEVRYKLVDGVSPRLQRLLDSLVASPAIVKTPTWDVVAWNRAAAVVLTDYGTLPPGQRNILRFLFRHPAVRAKQHDWNAVARFVVGAFRADVARAGLASEAAALVDELCGASAEFAALWRDNDVLNHGEGDGVKRLEHPKLGSIELEYSAFSVDGRPDLGMIVYTPIDEETAGRIRALAVQE, from the coding sequence ATGTCGACCCATCCCGCGACCTCGCTCGGCGAGTTCCTGAAGAGCCGCCGCACCCGGCTCGACCCGGCCAGTTTCGGTTTCAGCGGCCGCCGGCGCACGCCGGGGCTGCGTCGCGAGGAGGTCGCGCAACGCGCGAACATCAGTCCCACCTGGTACACCTGGCTCGAGCAGGGGCGCGGCGGCGCGCCGTCGGCCGAGGTGCTGGAGCGAATCTGCGGCGCGCTGCTGCTGACCGACGCCGAGCGCGAGCACCTGTTCATGCTCGGGCTCGGGCGGCCGCCCGAGGTGCGCTACAAGTTGGTGGACGGCGTCAGCCCGCGGCTGCAGCGCCTGCTCGATTCGCTGGTCGCGAGCCCCGCGATCGTCAAGACGCCGACCTGGGACGTGGTGGCCTGGAACCGCGCCGCGGCCGTCGTGCTGACCGATTACGGCACGCTGCCGCCCGGCCAGCGCAACATCCTGCGCTTCCTGTTCCGCCATCCTGCCGTGCGTGCCAAGCAGCACGACTGGAATGCCGTGGCGCGCTTCGTGGTGGGAGCGTTTCGCGCCGACGTGGCGCGCGCGGGGCTCGCCTCCGAGGCGGCCGCGCTGGTGGACGAGCTGTGCGGCGCGAGCGCGGAGTTCGCCGCGCTGTGGCGCGACAACGACGTGCTGAACCATGGCGAAGGCGATGGCGTGAAACGCCTGGAGCATCCGAAGCTTGGTTCGATCGAGCTTGAATATTCGGCGTTTTCCGTCGATGGCCGGCCCGATCTCGGCATGATCGTCTATACGCCGATTGACGAGGAGACGGCCGGGAGGATTCGGGCGCTGGCTGTGCAGGAGTGA
- a CDS encoding TOBE domain-containing protein, with product MRTSARNHFVGRIAHVKPGAVNDEVTLRAADGLEIVAIVTHGSAEALGLASGVEAFALVKASSVLVMVDVDASRVSARNCVAGTVSALTRGAVNAEVAIMAAGGAQVVAIVTNDSADRLGLAVGQPATAIFKASSVIVGVDG from the coding sequence ATGCGCACGAGTGCCCGTAATCATTTCGTCGGACGGATCGCCCACGTCAAGCCCGGCGCGGTCAACGACGAGGTGACGCTGCGCGCGGCGGACGGCCTCGAGATCGTGGCGATCGTCACGCACGGCAGCGCCGAGGCGCTCGGGCTCGCGTCCGGCGTCGAGGCGTTCGCGCTCGTCAAGGCCTCGTCGGTGCTGGTGATGGTGGACGTCGACGCGAGCCGCGTATCGGCGCGCAACTGCGTGGCCGGCACGGTGTCGGCGCTGACCAGGGGGGCCGTCAATGCCGAGGTCGCGATCATGGCGGCGGGCGGCGCGCAGGTGGTGGCGATCGTCACCAACGACAGCGCCGACCGGCTCGGGCTCGCCGTCGGCCAGCCGGCCACGGCGATCTTCAAGGCCTCGAGCGTGATCGTCGGCGTCGACGGCTGA
- a CDS encoding nitrogen fixation protein NifQ, whose amino-acid sequence MDFPDGFDGFNEASALPAAAPALPAARAAFVVAPRERLTGGANPAVDADDMRRPATTVAPACLRPDHLWRDLGLSGRDVVPAMLTRYFPALVARNTANLRWRKFLARVPALARGDEPAPAPGCPGCPGCEDCRQCFPGDGGRPA is encoded by the coding sequence GTGGATTTTCCCGATGGGTTCGACGGCTTCAACGAGGCTTCGGCGCTGCCCGCCGCCGCGCCGGCGCTGCCGGCCGCGCGCGCGGCGTTCGTCGTCGCGCCGCGCGAGCGGCTGACGGGCGGCGCGAATCCCGCCGTCGACGCCGACGACATGCGCCGTCCCGCCACGACCGTCGCGCCTGCCTGCCTGCGTCCCGATCACCTGTGGCGCGATCTCGGGCTGTCGGGGCGCGACGTCGTGCCGGCGATGTTGACGCGGTATTTCCCCGCGCTCGTCGCGCGCAATACCGCCAACCTGCGCTGGAGGAAGTTTCTCGCGCGCGTCCCCGCGCTGGCGCGCGGCGACGAGCCGGCGCCCGCGCCCGGCTGCCCCGGCTGCCCCGGCTGCGAGGATTGCCGGCAGTGTTTTCCGGGCGACGGCGGCCGGCCGGCGTGA
- a CDS encoding porin, translating into MLKKITAVAALAAFGPVAHAQGSVTLYGLIDTGLSYVNHAAAGTGSAKRFKYDDGVAQGTRWGLRGSEDLGAGLKAIFVLENGFNTGTGAFNQGGAMFGRQAFVGLTQNGVGSLTFGRQYTFSTDVLGNQYSAGTNTLAGNYAYHINDFDQLVNSRINNAVKFSSANFSGLTFGALYGFSNQAGAFAGSAPVTGTPGQPGSSRAYSFGLNYALGAFSIGAAYTDITYPAAEVPAFPTSLANVPAGGTNGGKDLRTFGIGTRYQLANAALFALYTNTRIEALNGATTALDAVDVGGRYNFTPALAGGLAYTYTRMHDAFAGHWNQLDASLDYALSKRTDVYLLAIYQKASGRNGTQDVQAQIGSSTAFFGPSGTGATNQVAARVGIRHKF; encoded by the coding sequence TTGCTCAAGAAAATCACCGCCGTCGCAGCCCTGGCTGCCTTCGGCCCCGTCGCGCATGCCCAGGGCAGCGTGACGCTCTACGGCCTGATCGACACCGGCCTCAGCTACGTCAACCACGCCGCCGCCGGCACCGGCTCGGCCAAGCGCTTCAAGTACGACGACGGCGTCGCGCAGGGCACGCGCTGGGGCCTGCGCGGCTCGGAGGACCTGGGCGCCGGCCTGAAGGCGATCTTCGTGCTCGAGAACGGCTTCAACACCGGCACCGGCGCGTTCAACCAGGGCGGCGCGATGTTCGGCCGCCAGGCGTTCGTGGGCTTGACGCAGAACGGCGTCGGCTCGCTGACGTTCGGCCGCCAGTACACGTTCTCGACCGACGTGCTCGGCAACCAGTACTCGGCCGGCACCAACACGCTGGCCGGCAACTACGCGTATCACATCAACGATTTCGACCAGCTCGTGAACAGCCGCATCAACAACGCGGTGAAGTTCTCGTCGGCGAACTTCTCGGGCCTGACGTTCGGCGCGTTGTACGGCTTCTCGAACCAGGCCGGCGCGTTCGCCGGCTCGGCGCCGGTGACGGGCACGCCGGGCCAGCCCGGCTCGTCGCGCGCCTACAGCTTCGGCCTGAACTACGCGCTCGGCGCGTTCTCGATCGGCGCGGCCTATACCGACATCACCTATCCGGCCGCCGAAGTGCCGGCGTTCCCGACCTCGCTCGCCAACGTGCCGGCGGGCGGCACCAACGGCGGCAAGGACCTGCGCACGTTCGGCATCGGCACGCGCTACCAGCTCGCGAACGCCGCGCTGTTCGCGCTCTACACCAACACGCGCATCGAGGCGCTGAACGGCGCGACCACGGCGCTCGACGCGGTGGACGTGGGCGGCCGCTACAACTTCACGCCGGCGCTGGCGGGCGGCCTCGCCTACACCTACACGCGCATGCACGACGCGTTCGCGGGCCACTGGAACCAGCTCGACGCGAGCCTCGACTACGCGCTTTCCAAGCGCACCGACGTCTACCTGCTGGCGATCTACCAGAAGGCATCGGGCCGCAATGGCACGCAGGACGTGCAGGCGCAGATCGGTTCGAGCACGGCGTTCTTCGGCCCGTCGGGCACCGGCGCGACGAATCAGGTGGCCGCGCGCGTGGGCATCCGCCACAAGTTCTGA
- a CDS encoding winged helix-turn-helix domain-containing protein, whose product MLARMTKPAASSSDTASPPAPVGTPQVHFRMRIRRGDTVALGPGKVTLLEAVHEHGSISAAARHLGMSYRRAWLLIDELNRSLRSPATHSEQGGASGGGCTLTPVGESIVALYREIEDEAQRHCAKQIAALTEMMQP is encoded by the coding sequence ATGCTTGCGCGCATGACCAAGCCCGCCGCCTCTTCGTCCGACACCGCGTCGCCGCCCGCGCCCGTCGGCACGCCCCAAGTCCACTTCCGCATGCGCATCCGCCGCGGCGACACCGTCGCGCTCGGCCCCGGCAAGGTCACGCTGCTCGAAGCCGTGCATGAGCATGGCTCGATCTCGGCGGCCGCGCGCCATCTCGGCATGTCGTACCGGCGCGCCTGGCTGCTGATCGACGAACTGAACCGCTCGCTGCGCTCGCCGGCCACGCATTCGGAGCAGGGCGGCGCGAGCGGCGGCGGCTGCACGCTGACGCCTGTCGGCGAATCGATCGTCGCGCTCTATCGCGAGATCGAGGATGAGGCGCAACGCCATTGCGCGAAGCAGATCGCCGCGCTTACGGAGATGATGCAGCCCTGA
- a CDS encoding NAD(P)-dependent alcohol dehydrogenase yields the protein MKAVRYIAAGQAPEIIEVPTPTPGPGQVLVKIAGAGVCHSDLHVLDHGIGMLGAIGPGQFTLGHENAGWIASLGAGVTGWKEGDAVAVYGPWGCGRCRTCQTSAENYCEHHAEIPTFGGGLGSDGGMAEYMIVPSARLLVPLGKLDPVQAAPLSDAALTPYHAIRKALPLLTPDACAVVVGIGGLGHMAVQILRALTSATIIGCDIDDLRLEHARGLGIAHTVNTRDSTRAAQEIRELVGARGAAVAFDFVGIQATVDLCADVVGRASRIEIVGLGGGTLHYRANRPPYGCEVSIPYWGTRTELIEVIALAASGRIRADVETFPLEQAAEVYQRLREGRIRGRAVLLP from the coding sequence ATGAAGGCAGTCAGGTATATCGCGGCGGGCCAGGCGCCCGAGATCATCGAGGTTCCCACGCCCACGCCCGGCCCCGGCCAGGTGCTGGTGAAAATCGCGGGCGCGGGCGTATGCCACTCCGATCTGCACGTGCTCGATCACGGTATCGGCATGCTCGGCGCGATCGGCCCGGGCCAGTTCACGCTCGGACACGAGAACGCGGGATGGATCGCGTCGCTGGGCGCGGGCGTGACCGGCTGGAAGGAAGGTGACGCGGTGGCGGTCTACGGGCCGTGGGGCTGCGGGCGCTGCCGCACCTGCCAGACCTCCGCCGAGAACTATTGCGAACATCATGCCGAGATTCCGACCTTCGGCGGCGGGCTCGGCTCGGATGGCGGCATGGCCGAATACATGATCGTGCCGTCCGCGCGCCTGCTCGTGCCGCTCGGCAAGCTCGATCCGGTGCAGGCCGCGCCGCTCAGCGACGCCGCGCTCACGCCGTATCACGCGATCCGGAAGGCGCTGCCGCTGCTGACGCCCGATGCCTGCGCGGTGGTGGTCGGCATCGGCGGGCTCGGGCACATGGCCGTGCAGATCCTGCGCGCGCTGACGTCCGCCACGATCATCGGCTGCGACATCGATGATTTGCGACTCGAACACGCGCGAGGCCTGGGCATCGCGCATACGGTCAATACACGCGACAGCACGCGCGCGGCGCAGGAGATTCGCGAGTTGGTGGGCGCGCGCGGCGCCGCGGTCGCGTTCGACTTCGTCGGCATACAGGCGACCGTCGATCTGTGCGCCGACGTCGTGGGCCGCGCGAGCCGGATCGAGATCGTGGGCCTGGGCGGCGGGACGCTGCACTATCGCGCCAACCGTCCGCCCTATGGCTGCGAGGTCAGCATTCCATACTGGGGCACGCGCACGGAGTTGATCGAGGTGATCGCGCTGGCGGCGTCGGGGAGGATTCGCGCAGACGTGGAGACATTCCCGCTAGAGCAGGCGGCCGAGGTCTATCAGCGCTTGCGGGAAGGCAGGATTCGCGGGCGGGCGGTGTTGTTGCCGTGA
- a CDS encoding M24 family metallopeptidase, whose protein sequence is MEDRREAVGEHFSMDAMRHAREMTWRAVEAMRGEVRAGMRESEANARCKALLGEMGMDRLWHPVLIRFGENTLKTFAERAETDPVLAGDDIFFVDLGVVWGRHEGDAGATFVVGDDAAMRACAQAAKLIHDEVADHWRTTGCGGIALYRYAAGRAEAHGWRLNVEMKGHRVSDFPHAIYKAGKLADFDGVPAGGLWVLEIQIAHPTRPFGAFYEDLLI, encoded by the coding sequence ATGGAAGATCGTAGAGAAGCGGTGGGCGAGCATTTTTCGATGGACGCCATGCGCCATGCGCGCGAGATGACGTGGCGCGCGGTGGAGGCGATGCGCGGCGAGGTCCGGGCGGGCATGCGCGAATCGGAGGCGAACGCGCGCTGCAAGGCGCTGCTGGGCGAAATGGGCATGGACCGGCTCTGGCACCCGGTGCTGATCCGCTTCGGCGAGAACACGCTGAAGACCTTCGCCGAACGCGCGGAAACCGATCCCGTGCTGGCCGGCGACGACATCTTCTTCGTCGATCTCGGCGTGGTCTGGGGGCGGCATGAAGGCGACGCGGGCGCGACCTTCGTGGTTGGCGACGACGCGGCGATGCGGGCCTGCGCGCAGGCCGCGAAACTCATCCACGACGAGGTGGCCGACCACTGGCGCACCACCGGCTGCGGCGGCATCGCGCTCTATCGCTACGCGGCCGGGCGCGCCGAGGCGCATGGCTGGCGGCTCAACGTCGAGATGAAGGGCCACCGCGTCAGCGATTTCCCGCACGCGATCTACAAGGCCGGCAAGCTCGCCGATTTCGACGGCGTGCCGGCCGGCGGCCTGTGGGTGCTGGAGATCCAGATCGCGCATCCGACGCGGCCGTTCGGCGCGTTCTACGAGGATCTGCTGATCTGA
- a CDS encoding ATP-binding cassette domain-containing protein — protein sequence MARRLAGPLRLLALLLAAYLCAPFIASLPQIGQADWANVDWAQTWSAVGISAGSATLAALVTLLGGVPLGYWLARSGSRLAAPLGFIVQLPLALPPLTSGVLLLFLLGPYSPIGRLTGGALTDSFAGIVLAETFVAAPFLIIAARSAFAAIDPVFEDVAATLGHRAGSRFFRVALPAAWPSIRAGLALAWLRAFGEFGATVMVAYHPYSLPVYTYVVFGGQGLPAMMPLLLPTLAIAVACAALSIVRLGARDDAEPTPAAGGDEPPLAPAGAAPDTLAPESRLAIRLRRQLGAFRLAVDWAPASRRLAIVGPSGSGKSLALRLIAGLEPGDDGNAVKLGDTALGALPPERRQIGYMPQDYGLFPHMTVAAQLAFPVDADPAAARYWIEHLGLGALTQRLPRQLSLGQRQRVALARALTRHSHLLLFDEPFSALDTPRRRQLRRSLRALQREIGAVTVIVTHDPDEAAQLADDVLVIDQGETLQAGPVAEVFARPASRRVAELLGLRNVGEGVMKDGASVEIGGRIALDAAASVGLPDAGRAVMWRVAPRAIRLDADGPFEARIESVDLRDGEHCARIELGGQAFDVALDATLPDAPVTCRIAIDPVGVTVWERAG from the coding sequence ATGGCGCGACGCCTCGCCGGGCCGCTGCGGCTGCTCGCGCTGCTGCTGGCCGCCTACCTGTGCGCGCCGTTCATCGCGAGCCTGCCGCAGATCGGCCAGGCCGACTGGGCCAACGTCGACTGGGCGCAGACCTGGTCGGCGGTCGGCATCTCGGCCGGCAGCGCGACGCTGGCCGCGCTCGTCACGCTGCTGGGCGGCGTGCCGCTCGGCTACTGGCTGGCGCGTTCGGGCTCGCGCCTTGCCGCGCCGCTCGGCTTCATCGTGCAGCTGCCGCTCGCGCTGCCGCCGCTCACCAGCGGCGTGCTGCTGCTGTTCCTGCTCGGCCCCTATAGCCCGATCGGCCGGCTCACCGGCGGCGCGCTGACCGATTCGTTCGCCGGCATCGTGCTGGCCGAAACCTTCGTGGCCGCGCCGTTCCTGATCATCGCCGCGCGCTCCGCGTTCGCGGCGATCGATCCGGTGTTCGAGGACGTCGCCGCCACGCTCGGCCACCGCGCCGGCAGCCGCTTCTTCCGCGTCGCGCTGCCGGCCGCGTGGCCCTCGATCCGCGCCGGGCTCGCGCTGGCCTGGCTGCGCGCGTTCGGTGAATTCGGTGCGACCGTGATGGTCGCGTATCACCCCTATTCCCTGCCCGTCTATACCTACGTCGTGTTCGGCGGCCAGGGGCTGCCGGCGATGATGCCGCTGCTGCTGCCGACGCTCGCGATCGCGGTGGCCTGCGCGGCGCTGTCGATCGTGCGGCTCGGCGCGCGCGACGACGCCGAGCCGACGCCCGCCGCCGGCGGCGACGAGCCGCCGCTCGCACCCGCCGGCGCGGCGCCCGACACGCTCGCGCCCGAGTCGCGCCTCGCGATCCGGCTGCGCCGGCAGCTCGGCGCGTTCCGGCTCGCCGTGGACTGGGCGCCGGCCTCGCGCCGGCTCGCGATCGTCGGGCCGTCGGGCTCCGGCAAGTCGCTCGCGCTGCGATTGATCGCCGGACTCGAACCGGGCGACGACGGCAACGCGGTCAAGCTCGGCGACACCGCTCTCGGCGCGCTGCCGCCCGAGCGACGCCAGATCGGCTACATGCCGCAGGACTACGGCCTGTTCCCGCATATGACGGTGGCCGCGCAGCTCGCGTTTCCGGTCGACGCCGATCCGGCCGCCGCGCGCTACTGGATCGAACATCTGGGGCTCGGCGCACTGACGCAGCGGCTGCCGCGCCAGCTGTCGCTCGGCCAGCGCCAGCGCGTTGCGCTCGCGCGCGCGCTGACGCGGCATAGCCATCTGCTGCTGTTCGACGAGCCGTTCTCGGCGCTCGACACGCCGCGCCGGCGGCAGTTGCGGCGCTCGCTGCGCGCGCTGCAGCGCGAGATCGGCGCCGTGACCGTGATCGTCACGCACGATCCCGACGAGGCCGCGCAGCTCGCCGACGACGTGCTCGTGATCGACCAGGGCGAAACGCTGCAGGCCGGCCCCGTCGCCGAGGTGTTCGCGCGGCCGGCGAGCCGGCGCGTGGCGGAGCTGCTCGGGCTGCGCAACGTGGGCGAAGGCGTGATGAAGGATGGTGCGAGCGTCGAGATCGGCGGCCGGATCGCGCTCGACGCGGCCGCCTCGGTCGGCTTGCCCGACGCGGGGCGCGCCGTGATGTGGCGCGTCGCGCCGCGCGCGATCCGGCTCGATGCCGACGGGCCATTCGAGGCACGGATCGAATCGGTCGACCTGCGCGACGGCGAACATTGCGCGCGCATCGAACTCGGCGGACAGGCTTTCGATGTCGCGCTCGATGCGACGCTGCCGGACGCGCCCGTGACTTGCCGGATCGCGATCGATCCGGTGGGCGTCACGGTTTGGGAGAGGGCTGGCTGA
- a CDS encoding extracellular solute-binding protein — MFRKLLVTAAVVASAFGATAQAAGNDTVNVLYAGSLVNLMERSVGPAFEKETGLRFRGYAAGSNKIANEIKGKLRRGDVFVSASPKVNASLMGEANGNFVTWYVNFAESPLMIGYNPKSRFAQAFKTKRWDQVLQEPGIRIGRTDPKLDPKGAFTVEMMTKAASAYHQPDLVQKTLGTPENPEQVLPEETLVGRLQSGQLDAGFFYSTETSDLKIPAVAPAPELQAKASYTLAILSDAPNQDGAARFANFLLSAKGRELLKEHGVDVVTPKVSGNAQALPPSLQAVIDAAQ; from the coding sequence ATGTTTCGCAAGCTGCTGGTCACCGCCGCGGTCGTCGCGAGCGCTTTCGGCGCCACCGCGCAGGCCGCCGGCAACGACACCGTGAACGTGCTGTACGCCGGCTCGCTCGTCAACCTGATGGAGCGCAGCGTCGGCCCGGCGTTCGAGAAGGAGACCGGCCTGCGCTTCCGCGGCTACGCCGCGGGTTCGAACAAGATCGCCAACGAGATCAAGGGCAAGCTGCGGCGCGGCGACGTGTTCGTCAGCGCCAGCCCGAAGGTCAACGCCAGCCTGATGGGCGAGGCGAACGGCAACTTCGTGACGTGGTACGTCAACTTCGCCGAATCGCCGCTGATGATCGGCTACAACCCGAAGAGCCGCTTCGCGCAGGCGTTCAAGACGAAGCGCTGGGACCAGGTGCTGCAGGAGCCGGGCATCCGGATCGGCCGCACCGATCCGAAGCTCGACCCGAAGGGCGCGTTCACGGTGGAGATGATGACCAAGGCCGCGAGCGCCTATCACCAGCCCGATCTGGTGCAGAAGACGCTCGGCACGCCGGAGAATCCGGAGCAGGTGCTGCCGGAGGAAACGCTGGTGGGCCGCCTGCAGTCGGGCCAGCTCGACGCCGGCTTCTTCTACTCGACCGAGACCTCGGACCTGAAGATCCCGGCCGTGGCGCCCGCGCCCGAGCTGCAGGCCAAGGCGAGCTACACGCTGGCGATCCTGTCCGACGCGCCGAACCAGGACGGCGCGGCGCGCTTCGCGAACTTCCTGCTCAGCGCGAAGGGGCGTGAGCTGCTGAAGGAACACGGCGTGGACGTGGTCACGCCGAAGGTCTCCGGCAACGCGCAGGCGCTGCCGCCGTCGCTGCAAGCCGTCATCGACGCCGCGCAGTAA
- a CDS encoding DUF2325 domain-containing protein, producing the protein MMPAAALPPSDEPARLRHALAERDAAAVLLAGRAAAAEERLDAEQARVRMLREQLDDALHALNAARREAAVLEQAFAATPGGLDFARPSLRAMRGRRIVYVGGRPGSNAALERLVGSAGGSVALHDGADMGDECWERLVAGADLVVFAADRVDREAAAKLAAACEARSVPLRRLKAASAAGVVDAIAAEANAARRASGIRLG; encoded by the coding sequence ATGATGCCCGCCGCTGCCCTTCCGCCCTCCGACGAACCGGCCCGGCTGCGGCACGCGCTGGCCGAGCGCGACGCCGCCGCGGTGCTGCTGGCCGGCCGCGCAGCCGCCGCCGAGGAACGGCTCGACGCGGAGCAGGCCCGCGTGCGGATGCTGCGCGAGCAGCTCGACGACGCGCTGCATGCGCTGAACGCGGCCAGGCGCGAGGCGGCGGTGCTCGAACAGGCGTTCGCGGCCACGCCGGGCGGGCTCGACTTCGCGCGGCCGTCGCTGCGCGCGATGCGCGGCAGGCGGATCGTGTATGTCGGCGGCCGGCCGGGATCGAACGCGGCGCTCGAACGGCTGGTCGGCTCGGCGGGTGGGTCGGTCGCGCTGCACGACGGCGCGGACATGGGCGACGAGTGCTGGGAGCGGCTCGTGGCCGGCGCGGATCTCGTGGTGTTCGCCGCCGACCGCGTCGATCGCGAGGCAGCCGCGAAGCTTGCGGCGGCATGCGAGGCGCGATCGGTGCCGCTGCGGCGGCTCAAGGCCGCGAGCGCGGCCGGCGTGGTCGACGCGATCGCCGCCGAGGCGAACGCGGCGCGGCGCGCGTCGGGGATCAGGCTGGGGTGA
- a CDS encoding molybdopterin-dependent oxidoreductase — MTTPDLAAPAAHPLAAPAAGVVHVAGDVLRPASLSLAQLAELPSVVCEPFALRCFTSGRYLRDVERYRGVRLTELFTRAGLHDPASGDFKRTIFLAIGHDGYAVTFSWHELFNTAIGEQAIVAFECGGQPLTAEGGGPLLFSGADLSPAPRHVKRLASLVARVIVP; from the coding sequence ATGACCACGCCCGACCTCGCCGCCCCGGCGGCTCACCCTCTCGCGGCGCCCGCCGCCGGCGTGGTCCACGTGGCCGGCGACGTGCTGCGCCCGGCCTCGCTCTCGCTCGCGCAGTTGGCCGAGTTGCCCTCGGTGGTGTGCGAGCCGTTCGCGCTGCGCTGCTTCACGAGCGGGCGCTACCTCCGCGACGTCGAGCGCTACCGCGGCGTGCGGCTGACCGAGCTGTTCACGCGCGCCGGGCTGCACGATCCGGCCAGCGGCGATTTCAAGCGCACCATCTTCCTCGCGATCGGCCACGACGGTTATGCCGTCACGTTCTCGTGGCACGAGCTGTTCAACACCGCGATCGGCGAGCAGGCGATCGTCGCCTTCGAATGCGGCGGCCAGCCGCTGACGGCCGAGGGCGGCGGCCCCTTGCTGTTCTCGGGCGCGGACCTCTCGCCGGCGCCGCGCCACGTCAAGCGGCTCGCCTCGCTGGTGGCGCGCGTGATCGTCCCCTGA